From Hymenobacter sedentarius, a single genomic window includes:
- the rfbA gene encoding glucose-1-phosphate thymidylyltransferase RfbA, translated as MKGIILAGGSGTRLHPLTLAVSKQLMPVYDKPMIYYPLSILLMAGIREVLIITTPHDQAQFQKLLGDGKNLGCDFQYAVQEVPNGLAQAFVIGADFIGDDKVALVLGDNIFYGAGLEELLKSNSDPTGGVVFAYHVLDPERYGVVEFDGDKKALSIEEKPAQPKSNYAVPGLYFYDNDVIEIAKNLEMSPRGEYEITDVNREYLRRGTLKVGILGRGTAWLDTGTFESLMQAGEFVRVIEQRQGLKVGAIEEIAYRQGFIDADQLRAIAAPLRKSGYGDYLMHLPEQLVMAE; from the coding sequence ATGAAGGGAATTATTCTCGCCGGCGGCTCCGGCACCCGTTTGCACCCGCTCACGCTCGCCGTGAGCAAGCAGCTCATGCCGGTGTACGACAAGCCGATGATTTACTACCCACTGTCGATTCTGCTGATGGCGGGCATTCGAGAAGTGCTGATTATCACCACACCCCACGACCAGGCGCAATTTCAAAAGCTGCTCGGCGACGGCAAGAACCTAGGCTGCGATTTCCAATATGCGGTGCAGGAGGTGCCCAACGGCCTAGCTCAGGCCTTCGTAATTGGCGCCGATTTTATTGGGGATGATAAAGTAGCCCTGGTGCTTGGCGACAACATCTTTTATGGCGCGGGCCTGGAGGAACTGCTGAAATCCAACAGCGACCCAACCGGCGGCGTGGTGTTTGCCTACCACGTGCTCGACCCCGAGCGCTACGGCGTGGTGGAGTTCGACGGCGATAAGAAAGCGTTGAGCATCGAGGAGAAGCCTGCCCAGCCCAAGAGCAATTACGCGGTGCCCGGCTTGTATTTCTATGACAACGACGTCATTGAAATCGCCAAAAACCTGGAGATGAGCCCGCGTGGCGAATACGAAATTACCGACGTGAACCGCGAGTACCTGCGGCGCGGCACGCTGAAAGTAGGCATTCTCGGCCGCGGCACGGCCTGGCTCGATACCGGTACGTTTGAAAGCCTGATGCAGGCTGGCGAGTTTGTGCGCGTGATTGAGCAGCGCCAGGGGCTGAAGGTGGGCGCTATTGAAGAAATTGCCTATCGGCAGGGCTTCATCGACGCCGACCAACTGCGGGCCATTGCAGCGCCGCTGCGCAAAAGCGGCTACGGTGATTACCTGATGCACCTGCCCGAGCAGTTGGTGATGGCCGAGTAA
- a CDS encoding acyltransferase: MPHPAADYYAHPTAVLDEGCQIGAGSRIWHFSHVCAGADIGEQCNLGQNVFVADGVTLGRNVKVQNNVSLYGGVVCEDDVFLGPSVVFTNVKNPRSAVPRKGAGQYQTTYLEQGVTVGANATIVCGVRLGRYAFVGAGSVVTHDVPAYALVYGTPARPQGWMSAYGHRLAFDANRRATCPESGEQYELSATAEAVRPLPKNEKRTSKN, encoded by the coding sequence ATGCCCCATCCCGCTGCTGATTACTATGCCCATCCCACCGCCGTCCTCGACGAGGGCTGCCAGATAGGCGCCGGGAGCCGCATTTGGCATTTCAGCCACGTCTGCGCCGGCGCCGACATCGGGGAGCAGTGCAATTTGGGTCAGAATGTATTTGTGGCCGATGGCGTGACCCTGGGCCGCAACGTGAAGGTGCAGAACAACGTGAGCCTCTACGGCGGCGTTGTCTGCGAAGATGACGTCTTTCTGGGCCCCTCGGTGGTGTTTACCAACGTGAAAAACCCGCGCAGCGCCGTGCCGCGCAAAGGCGCCGGGCAGTACCAAACCACCTATCTGGAGCAAGGTGTGACCGTGGGAGCCAACGCTACCATCGTTTGTGGCGTAAGGTTGGGGCGCTATGCGTTTGTGGGAGCGGGCAGCGTCGTCACGCACGACGTTCCAGCTTATGCGCTCGTATACGGCACCCCCGCCCGGCCGCAAGGCTGGATGAGTGCCTACGGCCACCGCCTGGCCTTCGATGCCAACCGCCGGGCTACCTGCCCCGAAAGTGGCGAACAGTACGAGTTGAGCGCCACCGCCGAAGCGGTGCGCCCGCTCCCGAAAAACGAAAAAAGAACCTCGAAAAATTAA
- a CDS encoding aldehyde dehydrogenase — MLLIQNYLNGQLVPPLAGRYLDNIEPATGQVYGQLPDSGPDDVAAAVAAAEAALPAWRALPAEERGRMLVKIADLIDANLERLAQAESQDNGKPLSLARVMDIPRAASNFHFFGTAAEHFATEAHMQEGIALNYTVRHPIGVVGCISPWNLPLYLFTWKIAPALAVGCCVVAKPSEITPATAFLLSELCMEAGLPPGVLNIIHGTGPGCGQAIVEHPGIKAISFTGGTATGRHLARTAAPMFKKLSLELGGKNPNLVFADCDLAAAVATSIRSSFANQGQICLCGSRIFIERPVYEAFKTEFLQQLQAQKIGDPLAADTKQGALVSQAHLHKVLGYIELAHEEGGRLLAGGKRVTVPGRCAEGYFLEPTVFENLPHDCRTNQEEIFGPVVTLTPFDTEEEVIAWANSTDYGLSATIWTTNLTRAHRVAQALHSGIVWVNTWLHRDLRTPFGGMKNSGVGREGGLEALRFFTEAQNVCVKF, encoded by the coding sequence ATGCTACTCATCCAGAACTACCTCAACGGCCAGCTCGTCCCGCCCCTGGCCGGCCGCTACCTCGACAACATCGAGCCCGCCACCGGCCAGGTCTACGGCCAGCTGCCCGACTCCGGCCCCGATGACGTAGCCGCCGCTGTGGCTGCCGCCGAAGCCGCCCTGCCCGCCTGGCGCGCCTTGCCCGCCGAGGAGCGCGGCCGCATGCTGGTCAAAATCGCCGACCTGATAGACGCCAACCTGGAGCGCCTGGCTCAAGCCGAAAGCCAGGACAACGGCAAGCCCCTGAGCCTGGCCCGCGTGATGGACATCCCCCGCGCCGCCTCCAACTTTCACTTTTTCGGCACCGCCGCCGAGCATTTTGCCACCGAGGCGCACATGCAGGAGGGCATTGCCCTTAACTACACCGTGCGCCATCCCATCGGCGTGGTGGGCTGCATCTCGCCCTGGAACCTGCCGCTGTACCTGTTCACCTGGAAGATAGCGCCGGCCCTGGCCGTGGGCTGCTGCGTGGTGGCCAAGCCGTCGGAAATCACGCCGGCCACGGCCTTTTTGCTAAGCGAGTTGTGCATGGAAGCCGGTCTGCCGCCGGGCGTGCTCAATATTATCCACGGCACCGGGCCGGGCTGCGGGCAGGCCATTGTGGAGCATCCGGGCATCAAGGCCATCAGCTTCACGGGGGGCACGGCCACGGGGCGGCACCTGGCCCGCACGGCCGCGCCCATGTTCAAGAAGCTGAGCCTGGAGCTGGGCGGCAAAAACCCCAACCTCGTGTTTGCCGACTGCGACCTGGCCGCGGCCGTGGCCACCAGCATCCGGAGCAGCTTCGCCAATCAGGGCCAGATTTGCCTGTGCGGCTCCCGGATTTTTATTGAGCGGCCCGTGTACGAGGCCTTCAAAACCGAGTTTCTCCAGCAGCTCCAGGCCCAAAAGATTGGCGACCCGCTTGCGGCCGACACCAAACAAGGGGCCTTGGTGAGCCAAGCACACTTGCACAAAGTATTGGGCTACATTGAGCTGGCCCACGAAGAAGGCGGCCGCCTTCTGGCCGGAGGCAAGCGCGTGACGGTACCCGGCCGCTGCGCCGAGGGCTATTTCCTGGAGCCCACCGTCTTTGAAAACCTGCCCCACGACTGCCGCACCAACCAAGAAGAAATTTTTGGGCCGGTTGTCACCCTCACGCCGTTCGATACCGAAGAAGAAGTTATTGCCTGGGCCAACAGCACCGATTACGGCCTGTCGGCCACCATCTGGACCACCAACCTCACCCGGGCCCACCGCGTGGCCCAAGCCCTGCACAGCGGCATCGTGTGGGTGAATACCTGGCTGCACCGCGACCTGCGCACGCCCTTCGGCGGCATGAAAAATTCCGGCGTCGGCCGTGAAGGCGGTTTGGAGGCCTTGCGGTTTTTCACGGAGGCCCAGAACGTGTGCGTGAAGTTTTAG
- the radA gene encoding DNA repair protein RadA, producing MAKARTVFFCQSCGAQSAKWIGRCPACGEWNTYVEEVVQKETVATTTGQWKPASTVPGGNLTKAAKSVPLGDILAEDEPRIITPDGELNRVLGGGLVPGSIVLIGGEPGIGKSTLMLQIALSLRKMKVLYVSGEESEAQIKMRAERMADGQHPGCYILTETNTQNIFRQIDQVQPNILVIDSIQTMHSTLVESGAGSVSQVRECTAEFLKFAKETSTPVLLIGHITKDGSIAGPKILEHMVDTVLQFEGDRHMSYRILRTTKNRFGSTSELGIYEMQGDGLRQVSNPSEILLSQRAESLSGMAIGATLEGNRPLLVEVQALVTPATYGTPQRSSTGFDSKRLQMLLAVLEKRAGLRLGQHDVFLNIAGGLRLDDPALDMAVCAAVVSSLNDLPIPGDVCLAAEVGLSGEIRAVSRLDQRLAEAEKLGFREMYVSHFNGKGLDLARFGLKVQAVSRLDEVLNGLFG from the coding sequence ATGGCCAAAGCCAGAACTGTATTTTTCTGCCAATCCTGCGGTGCCCAATCGGCAAAATGGATAGGCCGCTGCCCCGCGTGCGGCGAGTGGAACACCTACGTGGAGGAAGTGGTGCAGAAGGAAACCGTGGCCACTACCACGGGCCAGTGGAAGCCCGCCAGCACCGTGCCCGGCGGCAACCTTACCAAGGCCGCGAAGTCGGTGCCCCTCGGCGACATCCTGGCCGAGGACGAGCCCCGCATCATCACGCCAGATGGCGAGCTAAACCGAGTGCTGGGCGGTGGCCTGGTGCCCGGCTCCATTGTGCTCATTGGCGGCGAGCCCGGCATTGGCAAGAGCACGCTGATGCTGCAAATTGCCCTGAGCCTGCGCAAGATGAAGGTGCTCTACGTGAGCGGCGAGGAAAGCGAAGCGCAGATAAAAATGCGGGCCGAGCGCATGGCCGACGGCCAACACCCTGGCTGCTACATTCTCACGGAAACCAACACCCAGAATATCTTCCGGCAGATTGACCAAGTCCAGCCCAATATTCTGGTCATCGACTCCATCCAGACCATGCATTCCACGCTGGTGGAGAGCGGCGCGGGCAGCGTGAGCCAAGTGCGCGAGTGCACCGCCGAGTTTCTGAAATTTGCCAAGGAAACCAGCACGCCGGTGCTGCTCATCGGCCACATCACCAAGGACGGCAGCATTGCCGGCCCGAAGATATTGGAGCACATGGTGGACACCGTGCTGCAGTTTGAGGGCGACCGGCACATGAGCTACCGCATTCTGCGCACCACCAAAAACCGCTTCGGCAGCACCTCGGAGCTGGGCATTTACGAGATGCAGGGCGACGGCCTGCGGCAGGTGAGCAACCCGTCGGAAATCCTGCTTTCGCAACGCGCCGAGAGCTTGAGCGGCATGGCCATTGGGGCTACGCTTGAGGGCAACCGCCCGCTGCTGGTGGAGGTGCAGGCCCTCGTCACGCCCGCCACCTACGGCACGCCGCAGCGCAGCAGCACCGGCTTCGACAGCAAGCGCCTGCAAATGCTCCTGGCTGTGCTGGAGAAGCGCGCCGGCCTGCGGCTGGGCCAGCACGACGTGTTCCTGAACATTGCCGGCGGGCTGCGCCTCGACGACCCGGCGCTGGACATGGCCGTGTGCGCGGCGGTGGTGTCTTCGCTGAACGACCTGCCCATTCCCGGCGATGTGTGCCTGGCCGCCGAGGTTGGGCTGAGCGGCGAAATCCGCGCTGTGTCGCGCCTTGACCAGCGCCTGGCCGAAGCCGAGAAATTAGGATTCCGGGAAATGTACGTTTCGCACTTCAACGGTAAAGGGTTGGACCTGGCGCGGTTTGGATTAAAAGTGCAAGCCGTTAGCCGGCTCGATGAGGTACTGAACGGCTTGTTCGGCTAA
- a CDS encoding nucleotide sugar dehydrogenase, which produces MYDQLLRKEATLAVIGLGYVGLPIALEFAKQLKVIGFDINATRVEQMKQGIDPSGELEKKDFEGCDITFTDSLEVLRQAQFYIVAVPTPIDEHAQPDLKPLLGASSSVGKVLKKGDYVVFESTVYPGCTEEDCIPVMERHSGLKFPNDFKVGYSPERINPGDKEHTLRRIVKVVSGNDQEALDTIAKVYELVVDAGVHRASSIRVAEAAKIIENTQRDVNIALMNELSMIFDRMSINTYEVLEAAGTKWNFLRFSPGLVGGHCIGVDPYYLTYKAKELGYDAKVILSGRTTNDNMGAYIARKTVQMMIKKGKDVAKSRVLVMGATFKENVEDIRNSKVADVIQELKNFSVNVDIVDPHADSNELHHEYGFRLTHNDDVRSDYDAVIVAVSHLPYASKDEAYFQSITSDNAVLVDIKGLYRGKMKDIQYWSL; this is translated from the coding sequence GTGTACGACCAACTATTGCGCAAAGAGGCCACGCTGGCCGTCATCGGCCTCGGCTACGTGGGCTTGCCCATCGCCCTCGAATTCGCGAAACAACTCAAGGTCATTGGCTTTGACATCAACGCCACCCGGGTAGAACAGATGAAGCAGGGCATTGACCCGAGCGGTGAACTGGAAAAAAAGGATTTTGAAGGCTGCGACATCACCTTCACCGATTCGCTGGAAGTGCTGCGCCAGGCCCAGTTTTACATCGTGGCCGTTCCCACGCCCATCGACGAGCACGCCCAGCCCGACCTCAAGCCGCTGCTCGGCGCCTCGTCGTCGGTGGGTAAGGTGCTGAAAAAGGGCGACTACGTGGTGTTTGAAAGCACCGTGTACCCCGGCTGCACCGAAGAGGACTGCATTCCTGTAATGGAGCGCCATTCGGGCCTGAAATTCCCCAACGACTTCAAAGTGGGCTACTCGCCCGAGCGCATCAACCCCGGCGACAAGGAGCACACGCTGCGCCGCATTGTGAAGGTGGTATCCGGCAACGACCAGGAAGCCCTCGACACCATCGCCAAAGTGTACGAGCTGGTAGTAGACGCCGGCGTGCACCGCGCCAGCAGCATCCGCGTGGCCGAGGCCGCCAAAATCATCGAAAACACCCAGCGCGACGTCAACATTGCGCTGATGAATGAGCTGTCGATGATTTTCGACCGCATGAGCATCAACACCTACGAGGTGCTGGAGGCGGCCGGCACGAAGTGGAACTTCCTGCGGTTTTCGCCCGGCTTGGTAGGCGGGCACTGCATCGGCGTCGACCCGTACTACCTCACCTACAAGGCCAAAGAGTTGGGCTACGACGCCAAGGTCATCCTGAGCGGCCGCACCACCAACGACAACATGGGAGCCTACATCGCCCGCAAAACGGTGCAGATGATGATTAAAAAAGGCAAGGACGTGGCCAAGAGCCGCGTGCTTGTGATGGGCGCCACCTTCAAGGAAAACGTGGAAGATATCCGCAACTCCAAAGTGGCCGACGTCATCCAGGAGTTGAAGAATTTCTCGGTGAACGTGGACATCGTGGACCCGCACGCCGACTCCAACGAGTTGCACCACGAATACGGCTTCCGCCTTACCCACAACGACGACGTGCGCTCGGACTACGACGCCGTTATCGTGGCCGTAAGCCATCTGCCCTACGCCTCCAAGGACGAAGCCTATTTCCAGTCTATCACCTCGGACAACGCTGTGCTGGTCGACATCAAAGGCCTGTACCGCGGCAAAATGAAGGATATCCAGTACTGGAGCCTGTAA
- the rfbB gene encoding dTDP-glucose 4,6-dehydratase produces the protein MKILITGGAGFIGSHVVRLFVTKYPDYQILNLDALTYAGNLENLRDIEGAANYRFIKGDIAEQAFVDQLFANEEPDAVIHLAAESHVDRSITDPMAFVKTNVIGTVNLLNAARNLWQPGGYDGHVFYHVSTDEVYGSLDFGPEMFTEETAYDPRSPYSASKASSDHFVRAWHHTYGMPIKLSNCSNNYGPNHFPEKLIPLAIHRLRTGQPVPVYGKGENVRDWLFVKDHATAIDAVFHKGKNGDTYNIGGVNEWQNLKLIELLCDVVDQKTGQALGTSRKLIKFVTDRAGHDMRYAIDSSKIMNELSWKPSVTFEQGLAQTVDWYLANEEWLNSVTSGAYQEYNQKQYAGR, from the coding sequence ATGAAAATCCTTATCACCGGCGGCGCCGGTTTCATCGGCTCTCACGTCGTTCGGTTGTTCGTTACCAAGTATCCCGACTACCAGATTCTTAACCTCGACGCCTTGACTTACGCTGGCAACTTGGAGAACCTGCGCGATATCGAAGGCGCTGCTAATTACCGTTTTATCAAAGGCGATATTGCCGAACAAGCGTTTGTCGACCAGCTATTTGCCAATGAAGAGCCAGACGCCGTGATTCACTTGGCGGCTGAGTCGCACGTGGACCGAAGCATCACCGACCCGATGGCCTTTGTGAAAACCAACGTCATTGGCACGGTGAACCTGCTGAACGCGGCCCGGAACCTCTGGCAGCCCGGCGGCTACGACGGCCACGTGTTCTACCACGTGAGTACCGACGAAGTGTACGGCTCGCTGGATTTCGGCCCCGAGATGTTCACCGAGGAAACGGCTTACGACCCCCGTTCGCCTTACTCAGCCTCCAAAGCCAGCTCCGACCACTTCGTGCGCGCCTGGCACCACACCTACGGCATGCCCATTAAGTTGAGCAACTGCTCGAACAACTACGGCCCCAATCACTTCCCCGAGAAGTTGATTCCGCTGGCTATTCACCGCCTGCGCACTGGCCAGCCGGTGCCCGTGTACGGCAAAGGTGAGAACGTGCGCGACTGGCTGTTCGTGAAAGACCACGCTACAGCCATCGACGCGGTATTTCACAAGGGCAAAAACGGCGATACGTACAATATCGGCGGCGTGAACGAGTGGCAGAACCTGAAACTCATTGAGCTGCTCTGCGACGTGGTGGACCAGAAAACCGGCCAGGCGCTAGGTACTTCGCGCAAGCTCATCAAGTTTGTGACTGACCGCGCGGGCCACGACATGCGCTACGCCATCGACTCATCCAAAATCATGAATGAGCTGAGCTGGAAACCGAGCGTGACCTTCGAGCAAGGACTGGCGCAAACCGTGGATTGGTACCTGGCCAACGAGGAGTGGCTGAACAGTGTGACCAGTGGTGCGTATCAGGAGTATAACCAGAAGCAGTACGCGGGGCGGTAA
- a CDS encoding class I SAM-dependent methyltransferase: protein MDLKELENGVNPDVHWYYQSKKLPLFNYAKQLVRRGNPLTIVDVGAGSGFFALELEKHYGAAIAKVYLVDIGYSAAEIAATQGQKVEKVLAIPPVIEHGLVLLMDVLEHLPDDLAMLQSIKQACVGEENHFFITVPAFRSLWSGHDVFLGHYRRYRIPMLRGVLAKANFRSIKNYYLYGSLFPLIWAVRQLSNLRQQDAASNMRPALPVVNRVLLGLTSAEMKLTTANKLFGVTCVAEGRI from the coding sequence ATGGATTTAAAAGAATTGGAAAACGGCGTCAATCCCGACGTCCACTGGTATTACCAAAGCAAAAAGCTGCCTTTGTTTAATTACGCCAAGCAGCTGGTGAGGCGGGGCAATCCGTTGACCATTGTAGACGTTGGGGCCGGCTCGGGCTTTTTTGCCCTTGAGCTGGAAAAGCACTACGGAGCAGCCATTGCCAAGGTGTACCTGGTCGACATCGGGTATTCAGCTGCTGAAATAGCGGCTACCCAAGGGCAGAAAGTCGAAAAGGTTTTGGCCATTCCGCCCGTCATCGAACATGGCTTGGTGCTGCTGATGGACGTGCTCGAACACCTTCCCGACGACTTGGCCATGCTGCAATCCATTAAGCAAGCCTGCGTCGGAGAAGAGAATCATTTCTTTATCACCGTGCCCGCGTTCCGCTCGCTGTGGAGCGGGCACGACGTATTCCTGGGCCACTACCGCCGCTACCGCATCCCGATGCTGCGCGGCGTACTGGCCAAGGCCAACTTTCGCAGCATCAAAAACTACTACCTGTACGGCAGCTTGTTTCCGCTGATATGGGCCGTGCGGCAACTAAGCAACCTCCGGCAGCAAGACGCCGCCTCCAACATGCGGCCGGCTTTGCCGGTCGTCAACCGCGTGCTGCTGGGCCTTACCAGCGCCGAAATGAAGCTAACTACGGCCAATAAGCTCTTCGGCGTCACGTGCGTGGCCGAGGGCAGAATTTAA
- the galE gene encoding UDP-glucose 4-epimerase GalE produces MTTSRTKILVTGGAGYIGSHAVVELYQAGYQPVIVDNFSNSQESALAGIESILGTTVPIYRIDCADEAALRGVFAAEPNIAGVIHFAAFKAVGESVQKPLAYFKNNVGSLLALLAVMPEFGVENLVFSSSCTVYGIPDALPVTEATPTKPASSPYGRTKQMCEDIVHDVAAAPDNKLRTILLRYFNPIGAHESAKIGELPLGVPNNLVPFITQTAAGIREKLTIFGNDYDTPDGTNIRDYIHVVDLAKSHVVAVQRLLDHKATDTVETFNVGTGHGNSVLEVVQTFERVTGQKLNYSIGPRRPGDVPAIYADATKAAEVLGFRTETSLADSLASAWKWQQTLAK; encoded by the coding sequence ATGACGACATCACGCACCAAAATTCTCGTTACTGGCGGGGCCGGCTACATCGGCTCCCACGCCGTAGTCGAGTTGTACCAGGCAGGTTATCAGCCCGTCATTGTTGATAACTTCAGTAATTCGCAGGAGTCGGCGCTGGCCGGCATCGAATCCATCCTGGGAACGACGGTGCCCATCTACCGCATCGACTGCGCGGATGAAGCCGCCCTGCGCGGAGTGTTCGCGGCCGAGCCCAACATTGCCGGGGTCATTCACTTTGCGGCCTTCAAGGCCGTGGGCGAATCGGTGCAGAAGCCGCTGGCCTATTTCAAAAACAACGTGGGCTCCCTGCTTGCCCTGCTGGCGGTAATGCCCGAATTCGGGGTCGAGAATCTGGTATTCTCCTCGTCCTGTACCGTATACGGCATCCCCGATGCGCTGCCCGTGACGGAGGCCACGCCCACCAAGCCCGCCTCCTCGCCTTATGGCCGCACCAAGCAGATGTGCGAAGACATTGTGCACGATGTCGCGGCTGCTCCGGACAACAAGCTGCGCACTATCTTGCTGCGCTACTTCAACCCCATTGGCGCGCACGAGTCAGCCAAGATTGGCGAACTGCCCTTGGGGGTGCCCAATAATCTGGTACCGTTTATCACCCAGACGGCCGCTGGCATCCGGGAGAAGCTGACCATCTTCGGCAACGACTACGACACCCCCGACGGCACCAACATTCGCGACTACATCCACGTGGTGGATTTGGCGAAATCGCACGTGGTGGCGGTGCAGCGGCTATTAGACCACAAAGCCACCGACACGGTGGAGACATTCAACGTGGGCACGGGCCACGGCAACTCGGTACTGGAGGTTGTGCAGACCTTTGAGCGGGTTACCGGGCAGAAGCTCAACTACAGCATTGGCCCCCGCCGGCCTGGCGACGTGCCGGCCATCTACGCCGATGCCACCAAGGCTGCCGAAGTATTGGGCTTCCGCACCGAGACCTCACTGGCGGATTCGTTGGCCAGCGCCTGGAAGTGGCAGCAGACACTAGCCAAGTAA
- a CDS encoding Uma2 family endonuclease — translation MGQSVFQTEPTASISPAEYLRLEREAEQKHEYFDGEIRAMAGAGYVHNLICANLTGELYSQLRGKSCTVVGSDQRLQILSGSAYVYPDLTVVCGPPAFNEEKTFDTLLNPTLLVEVLSPSTANNDRGEKFMFYRQIPSLQQYLILASQSIHAELYTRDELGRWVLTETRDLSAVLDLSSIGCQVPLTEVYAGVGL, via the coding sequence ATGGGCCAGTCTGTTTTCCAAACCGAACCCACCGCCTCCATTTCGCCCGCCGAATACCTGCGGCTGGAGCGGGAGGCCGAGCAGAAGCACGAGTATTTTGACGGCGAAATCCGCGCCATGGCGGGCGCCGGTTACGTACACAACCTCATTTGCGCGAATTTGACGGGAGAACTCTACAGCCAGCTGCGAGGAAAAAGCTGCACCGTGGTAGGCAGCGACCAGCGCCTGCAGATTCTGAGCGGCAGCGCCTATGTGTACCCCGACCTGACGGTGGTATGCGGCCCGCCAGCATTCAACGAAGAGAAAACCTTTGATACGTTGCTGAATCCCACGCTGCTGGTGGAGGTCCTTTCCCCATCAACGGCCAATAACGACCGGGGGGAAAAGTTCATGTTTTACCGCCAAATCCCGAGCCTTCAACAATACCTGATTCTGGCGTCCCAGTCCATTCACGCGGAGCTCTATACCCGGGACGAACTGGGCCGCTGGGTACTCACCGAAACCCGGGACTTAAGCGCAGTGCTTGATTTGAGCAGCATTGGCTGCCAGGTACCACTAACAGAAGTGTACGCAGGGGTGGGTCTTTAA
- a CDS encoding SDR family oxidoreductase produces the protein MYETPFHEQPLDNLTFLVTGGAGFIGSNIVEYLLKYGVKKVRTLDNYSNGFRKNLALFAGNPALEIMDGDIRDAAVCAAACAGVDVVLHEAALGSVPRSIKDPVLTNDVNVGGFVQMLTAAKDAGVKRFVYAASSSTYGDHPGLPKVEDRIGKPLSPYAVTKYANELYADVFARTYGMEIVGLRYFNIFGPRQDPGGAYAAVIPLFIDAILQNQPPTLNGDGGQTRDFTFVENCVQANIRAALVQKPEALGQVYNIAVGDRTSLVEMYDILREEAGSDLAPKFGPDRAGDIRDSLADISKANNLLGYEPQIRIREGLRQTLEWFKANQEFIAERN, from the coding sequence ATGTACGAAACCCCATTTCACGAGCAGCCGCTCGATAACCTTACTTTTCTGGTCACCGGTGGTGCGGGCTTTATCGGTTCCAATATCGTGGAGTACTTGCTGAAGTACGGCGTTAAAAAGGTGCGTACGCTGGACAACTACTCCAACGGCTTCCGCAAGAATCTAGCGCTGTTTGCCGGCAACCCAGCCCTGGAAATCATGGACGGTGACATCCGCGATGCGGCGGTTTGCGCCGCCGCCTGCGCCGGAGTCGATGTGGTGCTGCACGAGGCCGCCCTCGGCTCGGTGCCCCGCTCCATCAAAGACCCAGTGCTGACCAACGACGTGAACGTGGGAGGTTTTGTCCAGATGCTCACGGCGGCCAAAGATGCCGGCGTGAAGCGCTTCGTATATGCCGCCTCGTCCTCGACTTATGGCGACCACCCCGGCCTGCCCAAAGTGGAAGACCGGATTGGTAAGCCACTTTCGCCTTACGCCGTCACGAAGTACGCCAACGAGCTGTACGCTGACGTGTTTGCCCGCACTTACGGCATGGAAATCGTTGGCCTGCGTTACTTCAATATCTTCGGTCCGCGCCAAGACCCGGGTGGGGCCTACGCGGCGGTGATTCCGTTGTTCATCGACGCCATCCTGCAAAACCAGCCGCCTACGCTCAACGGCGACGGCGGCCAGACCCGCGACTTCACCTTCGTGGAAAACTGCGTGCAAGCCAACATCCGGGCCGCGCTGGTGCAAAAGCCTGAGGCTCTGGGCCAGGTTTACAACATTGCAGTAGGCGACCGAACTTCATTGGTGGAGATGTACGACATCCTGCGTGAAGAAGCTGGCTCTGACCTGGCGCCCAAGTTTGGCCCTGACCGGGCTGGTGACATCCGCGACTCTCTGGCTGATATCTCCAAGGCCAATAACTTGCTGGGTTACGAGCCGCAGATTCGCATTCGCGAAGGCCTGCGCCAGACCCTAGAGTGGTTTAAGGCCAACCAGGAGTTTATCGCTGAGCGCAACTAA